A window of uncultured Methanoregula sp. genomic DNA:
GGCTGCTGGCCCTGGATAACCCAAAAGCATTCGGTAAGACGTATAATCTTGCCACGGGAAGAAAAACTCTTGTTGGTACCCTTGTTGACGAAGAAATTCTGGCATTCGGTCTTAACAGGAAAACCTATCCTGTTAAGTATGAAGGAAATACACCTGCAGATCAATTCGGACTCTATGCGGATATTTCCCGCATCAGAAAAGACCTTAACTGGGAACCTCAGATTTCCTTACCGGAAGGACTCAAGAAAATGGTATCGTGGCTGAAACAAACCACACAGTCTCATAGTACGAAACAAGGATCTGATACAAAATGATTGCAGCACTTCTGTTGGGCAGAGAGGGGAGCGTGGGGTTTCCCGGTAAGAACACCTATCCGGTCCTGGGAAAACCTCTCATGGCATACCCCCTGATGGCGGCAAAAAATGCAAAGTATGTCGATAAAGTGTACGTATCAACCGATTCACCTACCATTAAAAAAATCGGCAAAGATCATGGGGCAGAAATTATTGACCGGCCCCCCGAATTGTGTACGTCTGCGGCATTGGGGGAGCATGCGTATGTCCACGGGTACAACGTTATCAGGGATCTTAACAATTCAGATGTTGAACTCATGGTATTGTTATTCTGTAATGCTGCAACAATCCTGCCAGAAACGATCGACAAGGGCATTGAAGTTCTCCGAAAAAACCCGGAATATGACTCCGCAGTTACCGTCTCGAAGTATAACATGTGGAGCCCGTTGCGGGCACGAAAGATTGGTAAGGACGGCCTGCTCCACCCGTTTGTTCCGTTTGAAACCTTTGGCAACCCGAAGACTCTCAACTGCGACCGCGATTCTCAGGGGGATGTCTGGTTTGCTGACATGAGCGTCTCGATTGTCCGTCCAAAATGCCTTGAACATCTGGAAGACGGTCTCCTGCCCCAGAAATGGATGGGCCAGAATATTTACCCACTGCCCCAGTGGGGGGGATGCGATGTTGATTACGAATGGCAGATCCCCCAGGTAGAGTTCTGGTTGAAAAAGCATCTTGAAATGTAACGGAGTTCCTGATGTTCGAAGATCTGAAGGGGAAGAATGTCCTGGTCACCGGCGCAAGTTCCGGTATTGGTGAATGTACGGTACAGTTATTCTCCAGGTATGGATCCCGGGTCGGGATCCACTATCACTCAAATAAGATCTCGGCAGAAAACATTTCCCGGACGATCCGCAGCAGGGGTAACGATGCCTTCACCCTTGAGGCGAACCTCATGGACCCGGAAGAGGCATCAGCCCTGATTCACACGTTTATAGATTCTGCCGGCGGAATTGACATTCTGGTCAATAATGCTGGAGGGCCGGTTGGAAACCAGGATTTTTTGGAGATGGATGTATCCTCGTGGAACCAGACTCTGGCCCTCAACCTTGTCTCCCCGTTTTTCCTTGCGCGGGAAGCTTTCTCTTTCATGAAGAGCCATGGCGGGGGAAAGATCATAAACATAAGTTCAATCTCGGCAAAATACGGGGGCTCTTCCAAGTCGATCCACTATGGGGCTGCAAAAAGTGGACTTGAGGCGGTTACAAAAACGCTGGCCCGCGAAGGTGCCCCGCACCATATTCTTGTTAATGCAATCAGACCCGGTGTAATCGATACACCGGCTCACCAGAAGATGGGAAGAAAAAACCTCGATGACCGGATTAAACATATCCCGCTTCAGCAGGCGGGAAAACCCCGCGACATCGCGCAATTATGTGTGTTTCTGGGATCCTCCTGCGGGGATTACATCACGGGCCAGGTATACGATGTCGCCGGGGGAGATTGATTTTTCCCGGGTCGGGTGCATTCATGTACAATACAATAATCCTGGATTTTGATGGCGTGATCCTAGAATCGGTCTCTGTGAAAACAGATGCATTCCGGGAGTTATTCTCGTTCACACCGGAACATGTTGAGACGATTGTTGAGTTCCATAAAAAAAATGGCGGGATGTCGCGGTTTGACAAGTTCCGGTATATTTACCGGGAATTTTTACACGAGGAACTTATGGATACAGAGATGCAGGCACTCTCCGGCAGGTTTTCCCGGCTTGTCTTTGATAAGGTTATTTCTGCCCCGTTCGTCCCCGGTGCGGAGGAATTTCTCAACCGGTATTCCGGGGAAAAAAACCTGTACGTGGTCTCCGCCACCCCGCAGGAGGAGCTTGAGGATATCATTCAACAGCGCGGGATTCGTCATTTTTTTAAAAAAATATACGGATCTCCCCAGAAAAAAGCGGATCACATCAGGACTATCCTCTCGGATGAGGCGACAGGTCCGGAATCAGTGGTTTTCATCGGGGACGCGGTCAATGACTGGAAAGCTGCCCGCGAGGCGGGGATCCCGTTTATCGCCCGCCTCACACAGGAATCACGCGGGGATTTTCTTGATCTGCCGGGAATTGACGGGAAAATTACCGATCTCTTCGGCCTGATCGACTATGTTGGAGGAATGGAATGTTCCAGAAATTATCGTACCCCCTGACAACGAAATCGCCGCTGTATCCGTCGACTTCCCCGGTCACTATCAGACCAGTACGATCCCTCCAGAACGGGGACAGTGCAAATACGTCTGAAATTTCACTATCCAGCCACTCTGGCACCCATATCGATGTGCCGCTGCATTTTTGTCCGAGTGGTCCATCCGTTGAGGATCTGCTCAAAGATGAGAACAAATATTTTCCGTCTTATTGTCTTGAAATCCCGAAAGAAGGCAATGCATGTATTTCCCCGGAGGATTTTTTATCATTCAACATCCGGTTTTCCGATGCTACTGTGATATTGATAAAAACCGGGTGGTCCCGGCATCGCAAAAGTGACCCGGAGTTATATACCCGACAAAATCCCTGGGTACATGAAGCAGTACCGGAATTTCTCCGAAAAAATTTTCCCCACCTTCAGATATTTGGTATTGATACGATATCCATCTCGAATCATCAGTACCGGGAACATGGACGGGCATGTCACCGGTCATTTTTATGTGAAGATCCCCCAATCCTTCTGATAGAGGATATGGATTTGTTAATGCTCAATACGGTTAACAATCCTTTTAAGATGCGGATTATCCCTTGGCTCATGGATACAATAGATGGCGTGCCGGTAATGGTCTGGGCAGAATGGTAACCCAGATATCTTCAGATTTTTTAAAAAAAAGAATGGCATTAGGTAGTACGGACAAAAATATGATTATAAACTGTTTTGTACATACCTGTATCAAAAATTGCTGCATGCTTCTTTGCCTGCAACCTGAATCCGGATTGAATGATTTCATCAATAATGTCGTTATATCCGGGTTCACTGGTGTCCAGTTCGATTAACATGGACCTAACCCTTTTATCAGATAATGTTTTTTTGGCTCCCCGAATTATCCGACCTTCGATTCCATCAACATCTATTTTGATGTGCGTTGGTGGATTCAGATGATAGTACCCAAGAAAATCGTCCAGAGAAAAAGCGATCATACCCTGTCTGAATTTTACTTTCCATGCATCTCCCATGAACGATAAATCGCCGGAATCCTTGCTGAATGTATTGATAGCGCCTCCAATCTGCGTTGATGGCATGTGAAGGAAGCCCACCTGGGATGATTCATCAAAGGCAATGCAAAACGCCTGGATTTTGTCATCCATCTGGTTAATTTCGATATTTTTCTGCAGCAGGAAATAATTGGCAGCGGCGGGTTCGAATGCGATCACGTTGATATTCTTTTTTCCAGCATATAATGAATAACACCCGATATTTGCACCGATATCGAAAAGAGACTCATTATCTTTGAATGATTCTATCCATTCAATGGTTTCAGGTTCTTTTGATAGTAATGTCTGACCCCGCCATAGCGGCAGTTCTCCCAAACAAA
This region includes:
- a CDS encoding SDR family NAD(P)-dependent oxidoreductase, which codes for MFEDLKGKNVLVTGASSGIGECTVQLFSRYGSRVGIHYHSNKISAENISRTIRSRGNDAFTLEANLMDPEEASALIHTFIDSAGGIDILVNNAGGPVGNQDFLEMDVSSWNQTLALNLVSPFFLAREAFSFMKSHGGGKIINISSISAKYGGSSKSIHYGAAKSGLEAVTKTLAREGAPHHILVNAIRPGVIDTPAHQKMGRKNLDDRIKHIPLQQAGKPRDIAQLCVFLGSSCGDYITGQVYDVAGGD
- a CDS encoding HAD-IA family hydrolase; the encoded protein is MYNTIILDFDGVILESVSVKTDAFRELFSFTPEHVETIVEFHKKNGGMSRFDKFRYIYREFLHEELMDTEMQALSGRFSRLVFDKVISAPFVPGAEEFLNRYSGEKNLYVVSATPQEELEDIIQQRGIRHFFKKIYGSPQKKADHIRTILSDEATGPESVVFIGDAVNDWKAAREAGIPFIARLTQESRGDFLDLPGIDGKITDLFGLIDYVGGMECSRNYRTP
- a CDS encoding cyclase family protein, which gives rise to MFQKLSYPLTTKSPLYPSTSPVTIRPVRSLQNGDSANTSEISLSSHSGTHIDVPLHFCPSGPSVEDLLKDENKYFPSYCLEIPKEGNACISPEDFLSFNIRFSDATVILIKTGWSRHRKSDPELYTRQNPWVHEAVPEFLRKNFPHLQIFGIDTISISNHQYREHGRACHRSFLCEDPPILLIEDMDLLMLNTVNNPFKMRIIPWLMDTIDGVPVMVWAEW
- a CDS encoding FkbM family methyltransferase, translating into MTLYNFFKKFIGVCLSIRGEKNKMLALSKLAEELPPIFTQDTPQGKIHFFCLGELPLWRGQTLLSKEPETIEWIESFKDNESLFDIGANIGCYSLYAGKKNINVIAFEPAAANYFLLQKNIEINQMDDKIQAFCIAFDESSQVGFLHMPSTQIGGAINTFSKDSGDLSFMGDAWKVKFRQGMIAFSLDDFLGYYHLNPPTHIKIDVDGIEGRIIRGAKKTLSDKRVRSMLIELDTSEPGYNDIIDEIIQSGFRLQAKKHAAIFDTGMYKTVYNHIFVRTT